A region of the Electrophorus electricus isolate fEleEle1 chromosome 7, fEleEle1.pri, whole genome shotgun sequence genome:
CAATCACAAATGTTTTCTCCTTTAGAAGGTATCTCGTTAGGTGCAAGCAAGCATGCAGGGATGATTGGGTTAAGACCAATTCTAAATCACTCCCAGAAGGcaaaactacacacaccccaaagcTGCCACATCCTCAAAAAGGATGAAACTTACATTTATTGGTTTGTAATTTGCTTACAAAGTACACAAAAgtcatttatattcatatatcaCTTACATGAACAGCCTCGTTTACCATTAAGTTATCTGATAACATTAAGACTGTTAACAAAACTGACTGGCATACACGTATCAATGAAAACACtagggaaggaaaaaaaagaaaaaagaaaacgatAACTTCTTATGAGAACAACTGAGCCATCATTTTACTAGCATTTACAAGATAACGTCAGACGGTCAGAAGATGTTATTGACAAGTTAACAGAAAGCAAGGGTTACTTATTCAAATTCAACACTTGAAATTCAGATGACAAAGCAAGGTCATGCTTTTGTTAAATGCATGAAGCATTTTCTTATGTAACCCAAAAGCACTATTCAAAAGGCAAATGTGCATTCTTGAGGAAATTCCAACACAGCAAAGTGCATTtggggagaaaaacaaaagcaaaacaaaacacacacaccatggtcCCAAACAAAGGTAAACATATGCACCCTACACTAAATACTGACAGTCTGGCTCAAATatattaaccaaaaaaaaaaaaaaatcagaaacagCATTAACTTTTATCTAAAAATGCTAAGAAGGAAAAAGGTACATACAGCTAAGCAACAGTCCTAACTTTGCTTTGAGCTCAAAATTTGAGCTCAGCAGGCTCCAAAATCTTACTTGTGTTCCAGTCGGAGGAGCTGTTCCTTACCATTTATGGTTAGAGATTTTAATTGTCCGTCTTCCTCAACCTCTACCCGTTCCTGCCCGTTCTCTACAATTCtgaagcaaaaaacaaaatacttgTTATTGAAAAGACACCTTAACTTTTATACGCTCACAAATACCCTGAAATATCAGTACATCTGCAATTAGCAAATTTTGGTCATTATCAGGCAATCATACCTTTTTGTAGTGATTTTCCTGCCATTGACATATTTGGTGGAAGTGGACACAGAGCGGAAGTTTCCCATTCCACTGCTTGCTCCGCCAAATGAGGTGGAAGAGAAGGATGTGaaacccccccctcccaaatGCCCCATGTGACCCATGTGCCCCATGTGCCCCATGTGTCCCATCTGACCCAATTGCCCAAAAGATCCAAAACCTGaaagacacatacaaacagagtGCTTAAGACTGTATGGGAGCCCAGCAGTGTGATAACATTGTTATGAACCAagaggtcatgggtttgatccCAGATGATAAGTTATTGCCATTTTAGCATTTGGTCGATGCACTAAATTAGCTTAACTGCCACTGACAAAGTCTCATAGACCTTGTCCTTTGCTAAATCTTCATGAAAAGCAAGTCTCAAGAGAAAATCACAGAACAAAAATAAGCACAGTATCAAATAAACACGTGTCTACGTATATCCACAATACCACACATTTAAGTACCACAACATCCATGATTAAAAGCCATAATTACCTCAGCCCTGAAATGGACTGAAACACATGAGAAAGGAGTAACCCAGAAATCTCAGTGACAGCTAACCTGTGTCAAAACTAGAGAATCCTGCTCCAAAAGAGGGGAAGCCCCCAAACCCCCCAAAGAATGAGCCGcctgtcctgctcctgctcatgCCGCGCTGCTGCTGCCTCCGCGCACCACCAAAGAAAAAGTCATCACCAAACAGATCTCCCCCTGCAGGCAGGGCAAAGAACAACAGCTCAGATTGCAACATTTCCCAAATGTGCTTTGATGGCCCTTGTATATAAAAAAGATGTATAGCACACAAGGCTGCTATCAAAAATTAAAGCAAAGGAACCATATGGCTTAAAATTACATGggggtgaagaaaaaaaacaaaaaactgtcaaACATGAAAAGACTAACCAAAGAAATCTGCAAATGGATCTTGACCACCAAAGAACTCCCTGAAGACATCTTCTGGATTTCGGAATGTAAATCCTGCAAACGGGTCGCCATTATGGTAATGTCCCCCTTCAAAATgcagagagtgacagagtgaaacACAGTGCACATGGGGCAGGGATGCACTTTGCTACATTGCCCGTTATACCCAGTGAAGGGCAGCGTAAAGCAAATCAGAATCAACGCAGTGTTGTGTCAATTATTGACTTGCATCAAATCAGTACTGTACAcgagaaaaagaaaagccagGAATACCACCGAATTTGAAATTtgcacaaacataaaacattgttCTGGTGTAAGGTATTTACCTCCTCCACTTCCTGATAAGCCTTCTTTACCGTACCGATCATAAACACTCCGCTTGTTGGCTGCACAAAAGCAAAGACTACTTCAAAATACAATTTCCCTTTAGTTAAATCTGTTTCAATACCAAACAATAATACTTAAAACATCACTCTCTACTACCTCAATATTATTCCATTTCACAAAAGGTAAGAGTTCAGCAGTAGTACTGAACTCAGAACATACTATGTGATTAATTACTTAGTCCCGAAGGCCCATTTCTTGCAACATCACATTTGTTAAGTAGCAAGAACATGTAAATCTAAGAATATAGCAATAGATACAACTGTCCACAGTGATAAAAATACAAAGTCTAACTAGCAAAAAAATACCGTAACAAAATTATCAATCATGTAAGAAAGCTAAGAGTCAGCTTTGCTTACTGATCATTCACTCAGTGATAGCCACATCAGTACTTGCGAGTGATGTATTCCTTTACATCTAAGCACTGATTTAAAAGGCAAGGACTGAAGCCTGGTGGATCAGTTGGTCTACAGTGACAAAGTCATTGTCATATAGACAGGattagacaaagaaacaggtcAGGCTATTCAAAGTTACTGACATACAAAAACATTGCCTTATATAAACCTGGagtgtatgtaaaaaaaaaaaaaaaaaaaaaaacttcagtttTGATTCATCAGTGCATTAATAGCTGAAATAGCTTCACAGAACAAAGGGGAATAATATTTTGCATTCAGCATATTAATGTGCAAGATAGCAGGCCTCTAGGAACaaatttttttctctcctctcagtaATACACAATATTCCTTCAGGGACTTTCAAGTGGCTCAGACATCATAGCCAACTGTTGACATGTGAAAAACACTGTACAGTGCATGGTGGTTCTGCAAAATTAGACTTGTCTAGTTATGATTCTTTCAGAACTAGGGAAGATGCTTCAAGATGACTACCATCTGAGAGTACTTCATAAGCCTCTGAAATTTCTTTAAATTTCTTCTCAGCCTCTTCCTTATTGTCTGGATTTTTATCTGGATGCCACTTTAATGCTAGTTTTCTGTACCTGcaggagacaaacacacaaaggtagAACAAGGAAAAGACAACAATTACCCAGACTCAGCCTCTGTTCTGCAAGTCTTAGACTGAGTATGCAGTCCAGCAGTTGTAAACATTATCAAAAAGATTTCATATTGGATCAGGCACTTACGCTTTCTTAATGTCATCTGGAGATGCACTCTTCTGAACTCCTAAAATCTGGTAATATTCAACCATGGCTTCACACAATCTGTCACTTCAAGTCAGAAAAACctaaaacattaacaacagtTAACCTGTAGTCTATAGAAGATCCCAACAAACCTGGCTCAAAGAAGAAACAAAGTGACACATTGGCATAATTAGATACCTTAAAAAGCTAAGTACATAGGCTACCAAAAATGCCCGAATGGCTCAAAAGCTAAGTAAAAGGCATAGGTACAAATGACAGTATTGATTTACCAATAAAGCACAAcatgattcattttattacatgCAGCCTTTTAAAGAACAGTGCTATAAAACTCTAGACACATAAAATGTAAGAGACAGTGGTGGCAGCACAAGTTcttattaaatatatgaaacaGCACAGGGGTGAGCACAGCATCGGAAACTTTCTCTAATGAGACATAGCATTTTACACAGTGCAATCCTCTGGTATGGTGTCACTGTGTGATACTGATCGGATATGGGCTAAGTGCCAACAAGACAGAATGACTGCACTATTCACACTGCAGGCTGTGAACATCACCTGACAGTGAATTAggccacccctcccccttttttatttttaagtcttGTACCACAGGACACAGGCATCCGGTCAGTAGTATAAATGAATttgacaaaatgttaaaaatacaaatgttgaAGTGAACACTAAAGAAAAATCCAACACACTCCTATTCTTGATTTTTGGCACacattgtaattgtttttgcattatATGTACAATGGGCTATAATTTTATCCTCAAATGTATGCCACTTGCTTCCATGGAAACGCCTTATAATCTACTTTTACTTCATTTTGAAACCATTTATGACAGTCCCTGGAAGTAAGACAAAATCCCTCAAAGGCCATCCCCAGTCTGTGTGCCTCCAGTGTCTTGACTCCCTGACTGAACATGcgagacacacaaacatgcagacctattgtaaatgtaaacttaatGTTCTCAGGCACAGGTAACAGGTTTCTCCCACTGATTACAGTACAAACTAGTAAGACAACATTTATGAGCATAGATTTACCATTACTGAGAGATCTTAACTCTATAACAAGCATAAACATGGAGTGTTAGCACACAGAGGCAATGTGACTGTGTATCTAGCAATTCACTATGATTTGTGTGTAATGCTCATTACCTAAGGACCACATTATGCAGTAGAAAGAAATCACATAACCACAGACCTCGCTCCTGGCGACAGAGACTGAAACTGCAAAGTAGCTCAgtcctttattttaaaatagacCCATTTTTGCCTCTCTTTGTGTGGCTAAATTTGGGTACTTGAAAATCTTGTTCCCAAAAAGCCTACTTGTTTCATAGGCCTTTATGGTATGCTTTCTGCTTAGCCAAGCAGCTCAAGGGCTGTGTCGTGGTTCAGTAATCACCAACAACATCTCTGATCATAACTGTATGCTAACTTTATTCTAAAGTGCCATGAAACATGAGCTCATGCATGTCTTTACTCTGGCACCAAGAATCCTACACCAGAATGTGTACTGTATCATTCTTACAAGGCGTTTTCCCTACACATAAAGTGAATTATACATTGGTCCAAGTTAATCTAAAAATTGTATTCAGACTCACTCATTCTTGACAAGTTTCCCTACATTTCTGtagttacacagacacattctccAGATTCCCAAGGCACCCAGATATACTTAGGTCTCTACTCAGATCAGAAAAATTGCCTggtactaaaataaataaataaaaccacttCACACTCAATGCATAATATCACCACCTTTAAGACCTTTAACATGGCCAGTTACGGTGCTTACCATACTGAACAAACCTCATTATGACTGCATGAAACAGGCACTGTTTTCatgatgaatgtttttttttggggttttttaaagTCATGATGTGATTTTACTTATGAATGTACCCCTCTGTTACAATGACcctaaattattttaaaacaaaccaaacacaaatggAATCTCAACTATATTAAGTATTTCCTAAGAACTACAGCCCTTGTACTAATAACCATTTATAGTGACACCACAGTTCTCAAAGGTATTCCAGAAAGGTATTCTCTTAAAAACTATACCTATACTCCTCTCGTCTTGCCCCACTGATACAGAAACTGAAAAAATCCTCATCCTCTTGCTTATGCAGATTagaaagatgttttatttactaAGGAAATACAAAGCCTCCTTTGCGATTCTGTATACTCCTCTCCGCGAGAGCAATAAGAGTGGGTATGAATCCAGATTCAGGAGTGAAACTACCATCAAGATGCAACAACAAGATGTAAAGGGACAGTGACCCATTGATCGACCTGACCAGGATCTCAAGGACACTGGAACACCATTCGGGATGCAGATGAGTAGTCGACCAATACCAAAAAGAAAACGagtgacaaaaataattttaaaaagacagtgatgaaaagaggaaaaatgatgagggctgagggaACTTAACTTCCACAAGGCTATATAACAGACCTGGAGGAAGGCTACAAATACCTAGTGAGTCTCTAATCAAATAAGAACCATTAAGCAGAAAGGAGAGGAACTGCAACATCCAAGTAATTCCATAGGGTAAAGCAGGTCCTCAAGAGTCAGTTGAATAGGAAcaagatcaaagccataaacatgtatgccctgccagtcatcagacacaatAAGCTGGTAGAAGGCCTGAgtgtgagaaaataaaatatgacgACCCTCTAATAAGAACCAATCTACATTCTCAGAACCCCATGAAATGAATGTTATAGTTTAAATATCTACCTAATTTTAAATTTGAACATAAACCTCAAACTTCAGAAGCCCTTGGCGTGCACAGCATGCTTACACaaacatagatacatacatacacacacacacacacacacacattttatatatatatatatatatatatatatatatatatatatatatatatatataaaaaatgtatgtatattataatgtgtgtgtgtgtaatatatatatatatatatatatatacacacacacacacacattataatatacatacattttatatatatatatatatatacacacacacatatatatatgtgtgtgtgtatatatatatatatatatatataaaatgtatgtatattataatgtatgtatgtgtgtatatatatatatgtgtgtgtgtgtgtgtatctctctctctatatatatatatatatatatatagagagagagagagagagagagagagagacacacacacacacacaaacacacatatatacatacacacacacacacatacatatatacatacatacacacacacacacatatataaatatatatatatatatatatatatatatataaaatgtatgtatattataatgtgtgtgtgtatgtatgtatgtgtgtgtgtatgtatatatgtatgtatgtgtgtgtgtatgtatgtgtgtgtgtgtatatatgtatgtgtgtgtgtgtatatatgtgtgtgtgtgtgtgtgtgtgtatgtatatatatatatatatatatatatatatatatatatatatatatatatatatatatatatatatacacacatacacacatatataaatatatataaatatatatatatatatatatatatatatatatatatatatataaaatgtatgtatattataatgtgtgtgtgtgtgtgtgtgtctcatatatatatatatacacacacacacatatatacatacacacacacacatacatacatacatacatacacacacacatacatatatacacacacacacacacacacatacatacatatatacacacacacatacatacacacacacacacacacacacacatacatacacacacacacatacatacatacacacatacatacatacacacatacatacatacacacatacatacatacatacatacatacacacacacacacatatatacacacacacacacatatatacatacacacacacacatatacatacacacacacacatatacatacacacacacacatatatacatacacacacacacatatatacatacacacacacatatatacatacatacacacacacacacacatatatacatacacacacacacatatatacatacacacacacatacacacacatacatacatacacacacacatacatacatacatacacacacacatacatacatatatacatacacacacacatacatacatatatacatacacacacacatacatacatatatacatacacacacacatacatacatacatatatacatacacacacacatacatacatacatatatacatacacacacacatacatacatacacacacacatacatacatacatacatacatacacacacatacatacatacatatatacatacacacacacatacatacatatatacatacacacacacatacatacatatatacaatacatacacacacacatacatacatatatacatacacacacacatacatacatatatacatacacacacacatacatacatatatacatacacacacacatacatacatatatacatacacacacacatacatacatatatacatacacacacacatacatacatatatacatacacacacacacatatacatacacacatacatatatacatacacacacacatacatacatatatacatacacacacacatacatacatatatacatacacacacacatacatacatatatacatacacacacacatacatacatatatacatacacacacacatacatacatatatacatacacacacacatacatacatatatacatacacacacacatacatacatatatacatacacacacacatacatacatatatacatacacacacacatacatacatatatacatacacacacacatacatacatatatacatacacacacacatacatacatatacacacacatacactacatacatacatatacacacacatacatacatacatacatacacacacacatacatacatatatacatacacacacacatacatacatatatacatacacacacacatacatacatatatacatacacacacacatacatacatatatacatacacacacacatacatacatatatacatacacacacacatacatacatatatacatacacacacacatacatacatatatacatacacacacacatacatacatatatacatacacacacacatacatacatatatacatacacacacacatacatacatatatacatacacacacacatacatacatatatacatacacacacacatacatacatatatacatacacacacacatacatacatatatacatacacacacacatacatacatacatatatacatacacacacacatacatacatacatatatacatacacacccacatacatacatacatatatacatacacacccacatacatacatacatatatacatacacacccacatacatacatacatatatacatacacacccacatacatacatacatatatacatacacacccacatacatacatacatatatacatacacacccacatacatacatacatatatacatacacacccacatacatacatacatatatacatacacacccacatacatacatacatatatacatacacacccacatacatacatatatacacacacccacacatacatacatatatacatacacacacccacacatacatacatatatacatacacacacccacacatacatatatacatacacacacccacacatacatatatacatacacacacacacacatacatatatacatacacacacacacacatacatacatatatacatacacacacacacatatacatacatatatacatacatacacacatatatacatacacacacacatacatacatacacacacacatacatacatatatatatatatatacacacatacatatatacatacatacatacatacatacacacacaaacacacatacatacatatgtatgtatatatatatatttttttgtgtgtgtatatatatatataatatatatatataatgtatgtatgtgtgtgtgtatatatacacacacacacatatatacatacatacatacacacacacatacatatacacacacatatatacatacatacatacacacacacatacatatatatatacatacacacacatacatatatatatacatacacacacatacatatatacatatacacacacatacatatatacatatacacacacatacatatatacatacacacacacacacatacatatatacatacacacacacacacatacatatatacatacacacacacacatacatatatacatacacacacacacacatacatatatatatacacacatacatatatatatacacacacacatacatacatatgtatgtatatatatatttttttgtgtgtgtatatatataatatatatatataaatctaatatataaaaaaatatatatatataatgtatgtatgtgtgtgtgtgtgtatatatacacacacatacatatatacatacatatatacacacatacatacatacacacatgtatgtatatatatatatttttttgtgtgtatatatatataaatataaatatatttataaaaatatatatatatataaatatatatatataaaaaaatatatataaatatatatatatatatatatatatataaatatatatatataaaaaaatatatatatatatatatatatatatatatatatatgcacatacacacacatgtatgcatatattaaaaatatatatattttttttaatatatataaaaaaattatatatatatatacacacacacatatacacacacacatacacacatatatatatttttttatactaTTGGACACCTTATTAATCacgtttgcattgccagttgttgttATGGCAGCAGTAAAAtgaggaaactcaaagaaaaataactgacctacactcttggaa
Encoded here:
- the dnajb6a gene encoding dnaJ homolog subfamily B member 6a isoform X1, with product MVEYYQILGVQKSASPDDIKKAYRKLALKWHPDKNPDNKEEAEKKFKEISEAYEVLSDANKRSVYDRYGKEGLSGSGGGGHYHNGDPFAGFTFRNPEDVFREFFGGQDPFADFFGGDLFGDDFFFGGARRQQQRGMSRSRTGGSFFGGFGGFPSFGAGFSSFDTGFGSFGQLGQMGHMGHMGHMGHMGHLGGGGFTSFSSTSFGGASSGMGNFRSVSTSTKYVNGRKITTKRIVENGQERVEVEEDGQLKSLTINGRALDLGLEEARKLGKALPDPSSNPSHSRSAQREQESHTTVKEQYGGKRKRPTLKGEPKKPKES
- the dnajb6a gene encoding dnaJ homolog subfamily B member 6a isoform X2, translated to MVEYYQILGVQKSASPDDIKKAYRKLALKWHPDKNPDNKEEAEKKFKEISEAYEVLSDANKRSVYDRYGKEGLSGSGGGGHYHNGDPFAGFTFRNPEDVFREFFGGQDPFADFFGGDLFGDDFFFGGARRQQQRGMSRSRTGGSFFGGFGGFPSFGAGFSSFDTGFGSFGQLGQMGHMGHMGHMGHMGHLGGGGFTSFSSTSFGGASSGMGNFRSVSTSTKYVNGRKITTKRIVENGQERVEVEEDGQLKSLTINGKEQLLRLEHK